CCCGTTCCGTCGTCGACGACGGTCAGGGCGGCGGCATGGGCCTGCCGGGTGAGCCGGATCTCGCACCGGGTGGCGCCCGCGTGCCGGACGGTGTTGGTGAGCGCCTCCGACGCGATCCGGTACACGGCGCTCTCCACGGCGGCGGGCAGCGGCGGTTCCGGCGCCGAGCCCGTCCCCTGATCCGGCGCCGGGTCCGCGTCCGGGTGCCGGTCCGGGTGCTGGTCCGGCTCCGGTTGCTGGTCCGTGTCCGTGTCCGTGTCCGTGACCACCGTGACGACCATCCCGGGCGCCGCCAGCGTCCGCGCCAGCTCCCGGAGCGCGGAGTCGAGTCCCTGCTCGGTCAGCACGGTCGGCCCGAGACCGTCCGTGAGGCGCCGGGTCTCGGCCGTCGCCTGAACGACCGCCTCGACGGCGGGCCGCAGCGCGGCCTCGACACCCGCGGCCGTCTCCGCGGGCGCCGGTATCGGGCGCGCGGACGGTACGGACGGCGTGGCGGCGTGCCGTGCCGGTTCGGTCGGGGTGGACGGGGCGGGCGCGGCGGGCGGGATCACCGCCAGGGCGGTGTCCAGATGCATCCGGGCAGCGGCGAGCAGCGGCCCGAGTCCGTCGTGCAACTCCCGGCGCAGCCGCCGACGTTCCTCCTCGCGAGCGAGGACGAGCTGCCGCCGGGCGGCCCGTACGTCCTGGATCAGCCGCAGCGCGGCCATCGCGGGCGCGGCCTGGTCGCTCAGCAGCTGGAGGAGTTCGGCGTCCCGGCCCGACAGGTGCGGCTCGCCCGAGCGCGGCGCCACGCGCAGCGTGCCGATCACCTCGTCGTGATGCCGCAGCAGGAACTCGTGCGCCCCCTCGCCGTGCCACGGCCCTCCGATGGCGGCCAGGACACACGGCCCGGAGCGGGTCGCCACCTCGACCAGGGCCATGGGGAAGCGCAGGTCCTCCGTCGCGCAACGGCACAGCACCACCGGGACGTCGTCCGGCTCCGGCGCCTCGCGCAGGCGCCGGGCGAGCACGCGCACCGCCTCGTACGGCACCGAACTCTTGCCGTGGAAGACATGGTCGACGCGGCGGCTGGCCCAGGAGGCGAGCGGCCGCAGACCGGATCCGATCAGCACGGCGACGACCGCGACGGCGGACGCCCCGGCGCCGTCGGCGTCCGGCAGCGCCGTGGAGACCGTGGCCGCGGCGGCAGTGTAGGCGAGGACGACGGCCGTCACGACGACAGCGGTCACGAGCAGCCGGCGGCTGGTGCGGCCGATCTGCCACATACCGCCCTTGCCGATGACGTACGCGACCGCCGCGTACCAGCCGACCGCGCCGGTGACGAAGGCCGCGATCACCGTCCACGGGGGCAGCCCGGGCAGCTCCTCGGCGATGTCGCCGTACGTCCAGGGGAGATACGCGGCGCCGAAGACGACGGCCTCCCCGCGCGCCCACCGGCCGGCCCGGCCCCAACGACGGGCGACGACCGACACGTTCACCAGGGTGCAGCCCAGCAGGAGCCAGAGGTTCGCGGCGGCGCAGGGCTCCAGGACGGCCAGCGCGGCGCGTTCCCACGAGGTTCCGTGCAGCGGGTGGGCGCCGGCGCCGGGCGCCTCCTCCACGGCGGTGGCGACGAGCGCGATCCCGACGCAGAGCGCCGCCAGCGTTGCCACGTACAGGCGGACGACCGGGCCGGCGCGCCGGGGCGCCGGGAAGGTCAGCGGCAGCACCACCATCGCGTAGCCGTGGGCCAGCGAGCACAGTTGGGCGAAGAGCTGGGCGGCGAGGCGCACCCGTGGACCGGGCTCGGCCAGGACGACGAGCTGCCCGGTGATCAGCGGCAGCGTGAGCCCGATCCCGGTGACGAGGAGCAGCCAACCGGCCGTGCGGTCGGCGGCGCGTACGAGAACGAGGAAGCCCAGGACGGCGCACGGCGGACCGACCAGGGCGGTGGACAGGTCCGACCCCATGTCCAGGTACCAGCCGTCCCGCGGCGGGTGGAGCGTGCACAGGGATCCCCAGCCCAGTACGGACAGCACGCACAGCAGCACGCAGAAGGCCGCCGCCGACCACTCGCGCTCCCGGACGGCGGCGTCGCGCGCGGGTCGTGCTCCGACCGCCCCCTGGTCGCTACCCTTCGTGATCACTCCACTACAAGTAGCATGCGGGTGTGGCAGACACCATCGAAGACCACTCGCACATCCGTGTTCTGATCGTCGACGACCACCCCCTCTTCCGCTCCGGGCTGCGCGCCGCGCTGGACAGTGCCGCCGACATCGACGTCGTGGCCGAGGCGGGCGACGCCGAAGCGCTGGACGTCCTTGTCGACGAAACGCGGCCGCACGTGGTCGTCATGGACGCGGGGCTGCCCGGGATCCCGGGCACGGAGGCGGTGCGCAGACTGGGCTCGAGCCATCCGTCGCTGCCCGTCCTGATGCTGACGATGTCGCAGGACGACGACGATCTCCTCGCCGCCCTGCGCGCGGGGGCGCGCGGGTACCTGGTGAAGGGATCGGGGCGGGAGGCGGTACTGAGCGCCGTGCGGACGGTCGCGGCCGGGGGCGCGGTCTTCGGGCCCGAGGTCGCCGGCCGGATCGCCGCCCGGCTCGCGGGCGTCCGCCGTGCGGCCCCCGGCCCTCCGTTCCCCGAACTGACGCAGCGGGAGGCCGAGGTGCTGGATCTGGTCGCGCGGGGGCACGACAACCGGCGCATCGCGCGGGAGCTGGTCCTCTCGGAGAAGACCGTCCGCAACAACGTGAGCCGTATTTTCGCCAAGCTCCACGTCGCCCACCGGGCCGAGGCCGTCTCGCAGGCGCGCGACGCGGGGCTCGGTGCGCCGCCGCCCGACGCGACGGCCCGTCGGCCGCCGGCGTGACGCGGCCGAGGCGGCGCCTTGTTGCGGAGCGGCTACTCGACGATCGCCATCTCGTGCGGGGTGGCGTTGAAGCGTCGCCCGCCGTCCTCGGTGACCGTGACGATGTCCTCGATCCGGACGCCGAACCGGCCCGGCAGATAGACGCCCGGCTCGATGGAGAAGCACATGCCGGGCACGAGCGGCTGCTCCTCGCCCTCGATCATGTACGGCGGTTCGTGGGTGGTGACCCCGATGCCGTGGCCGGTGCGGTGGATGAAGTACTCGCCGTAGCCGGCATCGGCGATGACCGCGCGGGCCGCCCGGT
This sequence is a window from Streptomyces sp. HUAS YS2. Protein-coding genes within it:
- a CDS encoding sensor histidine kinase, whose translation is MITKGSDQGAVGARPARDAAVREREWSAAAFCVLLCVLSVLGWGSLCTLHPPRDGWYLDMGSDLSTALVGPPCAVLGFLVLVRAADRTAGWLLLVTGIGLTLPLITGQLVVLAEPGPRVRLAAQLFAQLCSLAHGYAMVVLPLTFPAPRRAGPVVRLYVATLAALCVGIALVATAVEEAPGAGAHPLHGTSWERAALAVLEPCAAANLWLLLGCTLVNVSVVARRWGRAGRWARGEAVVFGAAYLPWTYGDIAEELPGLPPWTVIAAFVTGAVGWYAAVAYVIGKGGMWQIGRTSRRLLVTAVVVTAVVLAYTAAAATVSTALPDADGAGASAVAVVAVLIGSGLRPLASWASRRVDHVFHGKSSVPYEAVRVLARRLREAPEPDDVPVVLCRCATEDLRFPMALVEVATRSGPCVLAAIGGPWHGEGAHEFLLRHHDEVIGTLRVAPRSGEPHLSGRDAELLQLLSDQAAPAMAALRLIQDVRAARRQLVLAREEERRRLRRELHDGLGPLLAAARMHLDTALAVIPPAAPAPSTPTEPARHAATPSVPSARPIPAPAETAAGVEAALRPAVEAVVQATAETRRLTDGLGPTVLTEQGLDSALRELARTLAAPGMVVTVVTDTDTDTDQQPEPDQHPDRHPDADPAPDQGTGSAPEPPLPAAVESAVYRIASEALTNTVRHAGATRCEIRLTRQAHAAALTVVDDGTGLPARVRPGAVGLASMAERARELGGVCEVTSGPAGTRVHAVLPTAAVPPPPVPAAGRDRDETGASCARDNGRRKL
- a CDS encoding response regulator transcription factor, translated to MADTIEDHSHIRVLIVDDHPLFRSGLRAALDSAADIDVVAEAGDAEALDVLVDETRPHVVVMDAGLPGIPGTEAVRRLGSSHPSLPVLMLTMSQDDDDLLAALRAGARGYLVKGSGREAVLSAVRTVAAGGAVFGPEVAGRIAARLAGVRRAAPGPPFPELTQREAEVLDLVARGHDNRRIARELVLSEKTVRNNVSRIFAKLHVAHRAEAVSQARDAGLGAPPPDATARRPPA